The DNA region TACCACTCCAAGTCGTCGATCCGTCGTGACGGAGCGATCCGCAACGCCGCCAGCGGCTGGCTGGAGTTCCCGATCCGGATGACGTGGCTGCAGGGCGCGAACGCTGACGAGTGGATCGGCGAGACCATCGACGTCCTGGTGTGACCACTGACCCCTGGTGGCCGCCCGCTCGCAGGCCGGGCGGCCACCAGGCCCCACCCAGTCTGCGGCCATGAGGAAGAGAGCCTGCGATGTCCGAAGAGGACGAACAGTCCACGAGCCAACGATTCGCCGAAGAGGTCGCCGACGAGGCCAGGCCCTGGCCGGAAGACTGGCCCAACCTGCGCCCGTTCATCCAGCTGGATCGACGTGGGCGCGCCGACGTCATGACCGCTTACGCCACCGTCCTGGATCAGCTCCCCCAACTGCAGGGGGTCGTCGCCGATCAGGACCAAGCCGACCGCACCGAGCAGGACCCGGGTCGACCGAAGGCGAACGCCGGGCGACCCGCCTGGGCCGCCTACGCGGCCACCAAGGATGTGCGCGTCACCAAGGACATGGGGCGTGACGCGATCATCGCCGTCGTGGACGCGTCCGACCCGAAGACCCATCGAAAGATGGCCGACGACGCCCGCAAGTTCGCCCTGATCTCCAGGGTCGTGGCTGACCTGGTCGATGCGCTCTCACCGTGCGCGAACGACCAGGCCGCGTTCACGATGTGGGCCGACAAGGCGCCGGACACGGTGGTCCTGTCGATGTTCATGCGCTACGTCAGGTCGTCCCAAGCCCCGGAAGCATCCAGCTCGTCGAGCTGATCGACGCGCACGGCGAGGACCTGGAAGCCGACTTCCAGCACTACCACGGGATCGACCTGCGGGACGTGTACCGCGGGACGCTCACCCCACGCCGTGCGCTCGCGCTCGCCGAGCGACTCCCCGAAGGCGGCGCCTACTGGGCGCACGTCGCGGAGACCACTCCGCACGACCCGACCGTGGTCGACACGTCGAAGCCGCTGCCGTGGATGGGATGGACGTATGAGCGGTTCCTGCTCCAGTCCATCTTGGACGCCTTGAACGGGGCGAACTGGCAGCGCGGCGGCGGCAAGGGCAAGCAGCCGCCGCCGGGACGTAGGCCACAACTGAAGACGCCGACCGGCCGCGACCGGATGCGGCGAGCCGCACGGCCACCCACCAGCACTTCACGACGGCGAGGGGGGTAGGTCGATGACGAGTCCGGGCGGGGTCGAGCGGGGGCGGGTGTCCGTCCGAGTCCTCCCGGACACGTCGCATTTCAGCACCGAGCTGAAGAAGTACTTGGAGCGGGTCGAGAAGACCCTCAAGGTCGAACTGCCTACGGTGCTGAACACCCGCGGTATCGAGCAAGGCGTGCAGGCGGCCAAGGAGAAGGTCGAGCGGTCGGCGCCTGCGAAGGTGCCGATGACGGCGGAGAACCCGATCGACGCCCGCTTCCGGTCGAAGATGCAGGACGACCTGCGGAAGTTGACCAACGATCTGGCGATCGACCTGCCTGCCGGGATCCAGGGTGATCAGCTTCGCCGGGATCTGGGTCGGCAGATCAGCGAGATCGAGCGGACCCTCAAGATCGAGGTGCCCGCGAACCCGGCGCAAGCCGCCGCTTTGAGGGCGAAGGTTCAGCGGCAGATCGCTGCGGTCGAAGCGGTTGTTCGCCCGCTCTCGGTGGATCTGGAGCCGAAGCTCGGGTCGACGGCGCGGTTGCGGGCCGAGCTGGCGGCGATCCGGACGACCATCGGTGACCAGCAGATCAGGTTCCGCCCGGAGATCGATAGGGCAAGTCTGGCGACTTTCGTCGGTCAGATCGCCCAGATCGGCACGGCACTGACCGCCGCGGGACTGGGTGCGCTGGCGGGCACGGCCGCCGCCGGTGGACTCGTCGCTGTCGCGGCCGCGGTGTCCCAGGTGGTTGGCGCGCTCGCCGTGCTGCCCGCTGTCGGCGCCGCGGGTGCGGTCGCGTTGGGCGCGCTGGTCATCGGGTTCGAGGGCATCGGCGAGGCGATCTCTTCGGCGGGTGACCCGGCGAAGTTCGCGGAGGCGCTCAAGGCCCTGTCCCCGGAGGCGCGCGAGGCGGCTCTGGCGTTCAAGGCGTTGGGCCCGCAGGTCGAGGCATTCCGCAAGGCCGTGCAGGACGCGCTGTTCAAGGACGTCGCCGAGACGATAACCGCGCTGGCCAGGACCCAGCTTCCTTTGCTGCGCTCGGGCTTCCGCGAGACCGCCGAGCAAATCAACGGCATGGCGCGGGAGTTCGCTAAGTTCCTTCAGACCCCGCAGGCAATGGCCGACACGGGCCTGATCTTCCAGAACATCAACCTCGCGTTCCGCGAGCTGCGCCCGGCCGCGGCACTGTTCGCTGAGGCGTTGCAGGACATCGTCGCGGTCGGCTCGGAGTTCCTCCCAGGTTTCGCCGGTGGGCTCACAGAGGCCGCCGGACGGTTCCGGGACTTCATCAAGGAAGCCCGCGAGTCCGGCAAGCTGAAGGAGTTCATCTCCAGCGGGCTGTCCGCGCTCGGTGACCTGCTCACGATTCTGGGCAACGTCGGCCGGGCGATCGGCAACATCTTCTCCGCGGGCCGTGACACCGGCGGCGGGCTGCTGCAGATCCTGAAGGACGTCACCGAGTCGTTCGCGAACTTCACCGGTTCCGTCGAGGGCCAAGAGGCGCTGCACTCCTTCTTCGACGCCGCGGCGAAAGCCGCGCATGCGTTGCTGCCGATCCTGGAGACCGCGTTCGGGATCTTCGCGAACCAGATCGCGCCGATCCTAGCCGAGGTGGGCACCATCATCGGGCCGCCCGTGACCCGCCTCCTCGAGGGGATCGGCAGGGCTCTTGAGGTTGCACGGCCCGGGATCGAAGCCTTCGCGACGGGCTTTGGGTCCTTTCTGGACGCTTTGACCGAGAGCGGTGCGCTGGACGCTTTGGGCCGCTTGGCGCAGGTTTTGGGTGAGCAGCTGGGTTTTGCGTTGCAGCGCTTGGGTCCTGTGCTGGCGCCCGTGATCGAGCTGCTCGCTGATTCGCTTGCGGATGTGCTACCGATCATCGTTCCTGCGCTGGTCGACTTCGTCACCGAGTTCGCGAAACTTCTTCCGATTCTAGCCCCCTTGCTACCTCCCTTGTTCCGCTTGGGCGCCGAGATCCTGACTGTGCTGGCAGACGCGCTGCGAGTCCTAGCGCCACTTCTCGAGCCACTGATCGCTCTGCTGGTCCCGCTGCTCGAGTTCCTCGTTTTCATCGTCGACTTGATCGGCAAGGCGGTAGTCGGTCTTGGCAAGGCCGTCGAGATCGGCATGGGCTATCTCGACGGCAGCCTGGGCGCGCAGAAGTCGTTCCACCAGAAGTCGGTGACCGAGTTCGACAAGTGGCGCGCGGAGATGGAAGGCCACTTCAGCGAGATCGGCGTCGGACTGGATGGTCTGGTCGGCGGGTTCGGCCGCGCGGGCCTGGCCATCAAGGGCGAACTAGTTACTGCGGCGGGAGCGGCCACCACCTACCAGTTGGAGACCGACGCCGCGTTCAAGGGCACCGTGCAGTCCACTGCGGACAACGTGGCGTTGATGCTGGAGGAGTTGCTGTTCGGCGAGCGTGAGGCTGGCCAAATTGGACTGGGTACCGGTCTGGCTTACACCGCGGGGCAGCAGATCGGGTTCGCCTCGGCCGAGGCTGCGGCGAAGGCCGCTGTACTGCGCGTGCTGACACCGCTCGACGCGGCCGCCCAGCATGCCGTGCAGGCCGGTCTGGCGCTCGCTAACGGGTTCGCGCAGGGCATCCTCGCCGGGCAGGCCGCGATCGCGCGGGCGGCCGCTGCGGCGATGGCAGCGGCCGCCCGCTACATGCCGTCCAGCCCCGCGAAAGAGGGCCCGTTCAGCGGGAAGGGGTGGACCCCGTTCCGCGGGCAGGCGCTCGCCGAGGGCCTGGCCGACGGCATGGTGTCGCGCGTCTCCGCCGTTCGGGCCGCGGCCGCCGCGCTGACGACCGCCGCGTCGGGTTCGTTGGCGATCAGCGGCACCGGCGGCGCGGGCTCCGGCGCCCAGACCACGTTCAACCTGTACCAACAGCCCGGCCAGGACCCGGCGTCCGTGGCCGCCGAGGTTGACCGCAGGCTGGCCTTCCAGGGGAGGCTGACGTGACCGCGTGGCTCGACGTCGAGACGTGGCAGGTCGACGGGCTCTTGTTCGGGTCCACGGTGGACGGCGCCGAGTACGTCGTGCGGGAGGTCACCGGCTGGTCGTCGTCGGCGGCCCCGCGGACCGCGCGCATCCCGCGCCCGGCCGCTCACGGGTCCTACCGGTCACCGAACTGGAAGGGCGACCGGGTAATCACGCTCGCCGGCTATGTGGCTGTGGACGACAAGGTGATGGCGCTGGCCGTCGAGCGGCGCCTGGAGCGCCTGTGCGGTGACCCGGAGATCCTGTACCCGCTGCGGCACATCGACTCAACGTCCGGTGAGGACCTGACCCTGTGGGTGGAGCTCGACGCCGCGATCTTGGTCAACACGAGGTATGACCTGTCGCCGCTGCAGGTGGACTTCTCGTTGCAGGTGGCCGCGTCCGACCAGCGTAAGTACACGTCCACGGCGTCCACCGCGTCCACTGGGCTGGCGACCCCGGCCGAGGGCGGCGTCGCGTGGGACGGAACCGCGGGCGGCACCGGCACCGAGTGGAACGGGCCCGCTGGGACGACCGGCTTGGAGTACCAGACGACGGGCGGCACGCTCGGCACGGTCGACTTGGTCAACGCGGGCACCGAGTCGACGCCGGTGAAGTTCACGATCACCGGCAACGTCACGAACCCGTTGGTGCGCAACCTGACTACGGGCGAAGTGATCGCCTACGGCGGCACGCTCACCGCCACCGACGTGCTCGTCATCGACACCGGTACCGGCGCGGTGACGCTCAACGGCGCGAACCGTCGACCCCAGCTGACGCGCGCCGACTTCTTCCAGATCCCGCAGGGCACGACCCGAATCCAGTTCGAGGGCACCGCGGTGTCCGGCACTCCCCAGCTGTTCGCCGAGTGGTACAGCGCCTACTGAGACCTGGAGGACCCTGTGGCCAGTAGCTCGGTCGGCAACCTCGCCGACGCCATCCCCCTGCTCGACGACGCGGGCGGCGGCTCCTACATCCGCGGCCGAAACACCGCGGCCGACATCCGCGCGGGCCTGGTGCTCGGCCTGACCGCCCCGTCGGCGTCGTCGGCGTCCGCCCGGCAGGGAGTGTTCGGTCGCAAGTGGAACGTGTCGTCCGACCGTTGGGAGGATCTGTTCGTCCGGGCCGACGGCTCGCCCACGCGGAACGTGATCGTTCAGGCCGGTACGGCGATCGTCACCAAGTCTGGCAGCCCCTACATCACCTGGGTCGCCGCTGACACCACTGTGCAGCTGTCCAACAGCAACGGCGCGAACCCGCGCATCGACCTGGTCTGCGCACGTGTGTGCGACAAGGGCACCACCCCTGGCGACCCGGTCCACGGCCCCGTCATCTGGCAGGAGGAGGGCACCCCGGCAGGGTCGCCGGTGGCGCCCGCCACCCCGGCGGGCGCGATCGTGCTCGCCGAGGTGTTTCGCGCGGCCGGTGCGACCGGCGATCAGTTGGTGCAGGGCAACATCACCGACAAGCGCAAGGGCACCGCATGGCACGGCACGCCGCGGATCCTGCTGCCAGGTGACTCGCTGGCGGACGCGGGCGGATACCACGACGAACTGCGACGCCGCACCGGTTCGTTCGTCGCCGCGCCGTTGGTGACCGCCGGGTACATCGACCTGATCGACCGCTGGTCCGATGAGGACTCGAAGTGGCACGGCACCCAAGAGCTTGTTCACGCCGCTGAGCTCGGCGCGAACTCGGCGCTGGAGTTCGTCGACTACTCGGTGATGAACATGGTGCTGCCCGACCCAGGGTGGGATTACAGGATCGTGTCGGGTGTCGACTGGCACGGCTTGTGCGGCAGCCCCGTCACCTTCACCGTATCCGCCAAGCTCACGTCGATCGCGGGCACTCAGATCGGACGCCCGTTTGTCTACTCGGCTGGCAGCGCCGGCTCTGACGGTGTGGCCGGGCCGCCCGCGCACGCGGACCTGAACTCGTTCCGCAGCGGCCGATCGGCCGTACTCTCCGGATCGCAGACCGTGCACATGGCGGTTAACCGCTTCGCCGGTGCATCTGGCGTGCGCACCTGGTCCGTCGGTACGGGCATGACCCTCCGGCAGGTTCCGGCGTGACACTCGTCCCGCGACTGTTCGCCTTCGAGACCCGCACCGGCAGAGTCATCACCGACCTGCCGTACGAGGGCACGCCGAAGTGGGAGGCCGGTGTCACCGCCATCGGCAAGGTCGAGGTGTCGATACCGATCGACCAGGTCGGCAAGAAGGAACTGCGCGCGCTGATCGACCCGTGGCGGATCAGCTTGGGATTCGCGCGAGGCCAGCAGATCCTTCAGGCCGGGCCGATCATCCCGGCCGCTTTCTCCGACGCCCCCGGCGCCGCGACCCTGCGGGTGGCCTGCGCGGGCCTGTGGCGGATCTTCTACTCTCGGCACCTGCTGAACGCGGCGTGGGATGGTGTCAACCCGGCCGCGGTGTCAGCCGATGTCAACATCGGCCCGGTCTCATTGCACACCATCGCGAAGCGGGTCGTGTCGCTGCACCTGGCGCGCGCCCAGCACGACCTGCCGATCGACTTCCCCGCGGACATCGCGGGCAGCCACAACCGCGCGTATCCCGGATACGACCTGGCCAGCGTCGGCGAGCGCCTGGCCGAACTCACCCAGGTCCAGGGCGGCCCGGAGATCGAGTTCCGACCCGTGTGGACGGACACAGTGCAGCGATCGACGGTGCGCTGGACCATGCGGATAGGTGCCCCGTCCAGCGATCCGCTACGCGACGGGCGCCTCGGCCGCCTGGACTACCCGCACGCCTGGGACTATGGGCAGGCGCTCGTCCAACTCGACGAGGACATCGACGGATCCCGTCAGACCCACCACCGCATCGAGCGCGGCAACGGCATGGAACGCGCGCTGCTCGTCGGGGTCGCCTCCGACACCCAATACCCGGCCGCCGGGTGGCCCTACCTGGAAGACGTGGGCGGCACCCACACGTCGGCCACCGACACAGCGACGCTCGGCTCCTGGGCCGCGGGGGCGATCAGCACCTACCGCGTGCCGACGGTCACCTGGTCTGCTGTCGTGCGAATGGACGGCACCGACGGGCAGGGCCGCGCCACCGGCGCCCCGGACCTCGGCGAGGTCGAGGTGGGAAACAACGCCATGTTCGGTGTCAGCGGGCACCGGTGGATCCCGGACGGCCACTACCCGGCGCGGATCGTCGGCATCAAGTCCGAGGGCGCCGACACCGCGCGGCTAGTCCTCGCACCGCTTCAGGGGGCAGCGTGACCAACCCGACCAACCCCGGCCCGCTGCCCGCCCGCAACGAGGTCGTCGAGGACCGACTCGCCCGCATCGAGCAGCTGCTACGGGAGATCCCGCGCAAGACCCTCTACTCCGCGTCCATCGGCGCCGGTGGCCTGAAGATCAGCGACGACGGGTCGCTCACCGTGTTCGACTCGAACGGTGTCGAGCGCGTGTTCATGGGTTCGTCGTCGTTCTACGAGGGATTCACCCAGCCTGTGGTGTACTTCCGCGACGGGAACGGAAAACTCCGGTTCGCCATCTACGACCCGCTACCGGTAAGCGACGGCTACCAGCCAGTGGTGTGGACGTTCGACCACCTTGATCACGTCGCGTTCACGACTGACAAGAACGGCGGCATCGCCGAGCCGCACCTCAGTGTGCCGTTACTTCAGAGGTTCCGGGACAGCACCTTCGGGTCGGACGCGCCGGAGTCCGACCCGACGCTCCCCGTCAGCGCGCTCGGAACGCTGAAGACCTGCTACGAGGGCCGCATCTCCAAGGTCAGCCACCCACGGATCGCCATTGACGGTGCGTGGGGCCGGGTCACCGGTGGCACCGGCGTCCCGACCTACAGCCTGCGCCTCAATGGTGTCGAGGTCGGCACCTGGTCCCAGACCTCGTACACCACGGCGTTGAAAGGGCCCTACGACATCACCGACTACCTCGGCCAGTCGAACGTCTCTGTGCGCCTTCAGGTGTCCGCGACCGGCACTGGCACGGACCGGGTGGCGGTGGCGCCGTACGGCTGCTGGATGAGGCAAACCTAACCGGAGAGGCGCGAGCAGCATGTGCACCAGCAAGACTCAGGATGAGTTCGCTCTACAGATTCAGGTGGGCGGCGGCGGGCCGTCCTTCCCGTATGCCACGGCCACCGCGATTCGCGACCACCTGCACGGTCTCGACGCGATCCGATACGACACCGACCCTCCGGATGATTCGGTGGTCGCGTCGGTTGGCGCGTCGTCACTGCCACTGATCGGCGCCGGGTCGAGCTACACCGTGCTGGTGGCCCTGCACCCGGCGCAGCCTTCGGCCGAGTACGAGGCGGTCGCGACGGTCATCGGCAGCGGCGGTCTGTTGGGAGGGCAACTGGCGGTCGAGGTCGTCGACCAGTCCGCGGGCACGGTGTCGGTACACGTCACGAACACCGATGTGCTGGCCCCGATCCTCGCGGGGCAGGCGACGGTGGCTGTGGCCGCGGCCGGGATCGGCTAGCGCCACTCGACGAAGTGTGGGTTCGAG from Alloactinosynnema sp. L-07 includes:
- a CDS encoding phage tail domain-containing protein is translated as MTAWLDVETWQVDGLLFGSTVDGAEYVVREVTGWSSSAAPRTARIPRPAAHGSYRSPNWKGDRVITLAGYVAVDDKVMALAVERRLERLCGDPEILYPLRHIDSTSGEDLTLWVELDAAILVNTRYDLSPLQVDFSLQVAASDQRKYTSTASTASTGLATPAEGGVAWDGTAGGTGTEWNGPAGTTGLEYQTTGGTLGTVDLVNAGTESTPVKFTITGNVTNPLVRNLTTGEVIAYGGTLTATDVLVIDTGTGAVTLNGANRRPQLTRADFFQIPQGTTRIQFEGTAVSGTPQLFAEWYSAY